The nucleotide window GTTAATGATTcgaaaaataaagaatatatgaatGAACAATATATGGAtggaaaagaaaattattctTCTAATATACAAAGTGGTACATTATCATCCTCTTCATTTTATAGTTCagttgataatataaaaggtgAGGGTCCaaaaaaatttagaaaattCTGATGAGAGAATTATTCCACCAAAttgtgtaaaaaaaaatatacacattgGAAAGGAATTAAAGATAAATAGGGACATGAAAAATGAAGTAAACAATGATACATtatcaaatgaaaaaaataataattataataattataataataataagaataatttaaattattatgggggtacatttaaaaatgatgagaaaaaaaataaaaatagacgaaaaaaaaaaggaatgaaTATCATTGCAATAttgatcaaaataataaacccCAACAAACAtatgttgaaataaaaaacatgtatactttatataaagaaattatcGAAAGTAGTGGTGCTAAAATTTTGAAGactaagaaatatattaataatagtaattttttgattatgataataatataaaaagaagaaaagaaaagaaaaaaacaaattaggAAATTATGtagataatattgataaaataaatttaaatgataGTGAAACATTATATAATCTATACAATTTAATAAGAATGAATCCATTATTAATAAGTTATTTCTTATTAGGAAttatattagaaaaatatattaaacatacCGAAAAACAATTATCATCCAATTCACAAGATTTTACaaataatgttttatttaaatatgtattagGATATAGTGGTACTAGTAATGATATATTACCAGAAGAAATACgtaaatgtaaatatgaaAAGAGAACTATAGGTTCTATattgaatattattaatgatactaatattgttaattttatatttttgccTTCCAAATTTTCACCTattcaaatattaaaaagtttACGATATTCCAAAATCAAATTTAATAGTTTAATAGACACAggttatttaattaataatatatctccAAAGAAAGTtgcttattatatattacagtTTCTTGATTATATCGattgttgtatatatatagataatggTAAGCACATGTGTATGTTGCCTTTAGAAAAAAGGAGACATCTAAAAAAACCAAAAagaacagaaaaaaaaaaaaaaataaaaggtgATAATGAGGAGATGTTAGTAAATCCTGAATTGTTGAAGAAGGGATATGATGTCAAAAGTGAAGGTAATGAAACTAGGTCTAATAATATTAAggagaaatatttatataaaaagaaagtaAAATCAAGAAGATCTAGAAGATCAAAAAACTGGAACTCAAAGATAGAAGACAATCTCAACTTCAGTGTTGAAATAATTCCTCTTCAAGATTGTTATGTTTCAATAAAAAGacgttttatatattttgatcatATAAATACTTTTGGTCAGgatataaaacaatatataaatgcaaATAGTTTAGTAACTGTAAATATAGGAAAcgatatatcatcatttagTCAAGGCGTTTTTAGATTGAGATCTATAGGAATgaatcaaaaaatatttttcttaatacCACTATGTCTTGTAAAattgatgaatataaatacgAATTTGTTTAATGagttaatatattcatattatatgaacagcaacaatacaaatgaaaaaagaaaaaaaaatcataataataatattaataagagTGATAACATCATCAAGAGGAAGAAGATGAatgttatgaaaaaattCCAAAAGTCTAAAAAggtcataataaaaatgtgtaataaaaattatagtgATGATAGTAAATCAGGTTCTGATTCAGATCCTATTCTCTTTAGCAGTACAGATAGTAGTGATAGCAATGATACTtataatagtagtaatagtagttatgataataatattgataatatcgataatgataaaaatcattttgaattatttaatacatatgaaaatacaaataataataactatgaatatatattaaataatgattatattgatgaagaaaatatgcTTTATATGATTGATTGTTATAATAGTATCTTTTTAGATAATGAGACAAAAGAAAATgtattaaaagaattaacacattttttaattttaaataatattaataataatataaaacaatgtGAATTATTATGTGTACATGGAAttgtaaatttaataaaaaagaaaagtataaaaacattaattgataattatataaatataggtGTTATAAGTTATAAAGAATATCTAGATATATTCAATACTAGTATAGATTTCGATATTCAAACACAAGTACCATCTAAAAATAATTCACTCTTATGCATAGTCCAACTGATAGAAaaatttcataaaatatttacaccacaagatgaattatatatacaacatattatatataaatatttctgtTTACATTATGACTTTTCTAATAAaactatttatatgtattttgaTGCATTCTTTCCTAAGAaagattttttaaaaatcaaTGTATCACAAGTAATATTAGATTTGTTTAATAAactcaaaaaaattaaaaaagacaACATGATAttaaacaagaaaaaaacattGATCAAAACATCTGAGAATAGTTGtggtatttataataataataatgatgatgatgatgatgataataatagtaatgcAGATAATCATTTATTTAGTATGGAAAATGaacaagaaaaagaaaaggaaaaagaaaaggaaaaagagaaagaaaaagagaaagagaaagaaaaagagaaagaaaaagaaaaagaagaagaaaaaattgttgatgatccaaaaaaaaaaaatataaaatataaaaaagatgaatataaattatatcatTGGACTGTtgatgatattaatattgaTTTATATGGTATGCCAGATAAAgatcatattaataataaaagtacaaaaaattttatgaataataaaataaatgaaacgtttaaaaaattaagagaTGATGGCCCATTATTTATTCCTTTGAATAAAATGTGTGtgaatgatatatatttgaactTTCCTtcttatgtatatgtatctaaaaattttataaataatgaaattataaatactaAAAGGgtaaaaaaattgaagaatGTATTGGTAGTAATAGAGTGTGTATATAACAGTAATGgggatgataataatattgaaagtaagataaatattaataatatgaatagtgctaaaaatataaatagtgtTAGTAATATAagcaataataatagtagtaataattatatgaataataattatgatgtaTATGCAGAAAGAGATATACTGAAAAATATTTGGAATATATTACATGAAAGTGATAATATTGAAGAaatgttaaatatattagatatTAATCCCTTTAAATATTCTTATGATTTATctaatattataagaaattatttagataagaataaaaatgttaataataatccatttataaattttactCACATTTTGAATGAAttagaattatattttagtaatagtaataaaaaatatattatagtaaGCTTACAAGAAGCAGAGACATTGAGATatcatatacataaaaaatcgAACATTCAAAAGATATATGAAGCTTATTTTAAGAATATTACAGGCCATGCTcataataaagaagaaacaaaatatatgtataattatgaaaatgaagatattaaTGTGAGTCAAAAGAATCATGatcatattaaaaagaaaatgctTACTGTTGAGAATAATATGgagaaagaaaatatgaacatatttgatataatagatgaaaaaaaccaaaaaaataataacaccaaaaataatgatgatgatgttTTGAGGAGTAAACACATTTGTAACGATATCGATggacatattataaatgataatatgagtgatgataattttttgaaTGATCCATGGGGCTTACATGAAAATATTTCTAGTATAAATTTAGGTATtgataaaacaaatgaaaatgatagtattgataattttttttcaggAAATATGGatagaataaataataaaaataaggttgaagataataataataataataataataataataatatagataagaaagaaaataatataaaagagagaaaaaatacttataataagaatattatgGATATTCTAAATATTAAAGGTTGtggtgataatatattagttagttgtaataatattaatataaatatttataattataatttttggtTTACTCCTATAGAAATTAGTGATAAGAATaatttaagaaaatatttatctaGACAAATACAAATTGTTTATAGTgtttgtaaattttttaattctgaTCGTAAATTTATTGATGCACATGtgaatttattattacaatatttaaatttcaATCCACCTAAACATCGTTTTAATTATTTcaatgaattatatttaataagaaGACTTATGAAAGAAAATCAAAATGGTGGTcttaaaaatatggaaaagaATTTTTATCTTCCAAATAAATTACATCTAGAAGTTTtagagaaaaaattatttgaagGTAACGGTGATATATATGCATTTAAAGTTATTCAAGAGAGGGTAAGACAAAgtttaaaagaaaagaatttaacattacaaaaaatatttgaaaaggatttaaattatatatgtactatAGAAGATATAAGAATAGTGTtggattatttaaatataaaggataaaaattctattcatatattatttgatgtattaggaaaaaatataactcTGCATGAATTATGTTTATTTCTTAATccaatagaaaataaaagaaataaaaagaataaactTTTAAAAGGGAAGAAACATCCAAGTATGTTACAAGATGATAcagattatttaaataataatatatcaaataaacaaaaaaatttaggtattcaaaataaacgatataataataataataataataataattatatggatcatcatcataattatctTATAAgagatatagaaaaatatttaaagaattttAGATTTACATTAACAGAACATACACATATGAAATTAGTATGGTCAGGCAAAATAGCTCACCAGAGAATACATAACGATATGAcagatatgaataataaaaatagtatatatagtatgaataatataaattctttatcatataatgTTACTAAAAATGAACAACTCAATAAGGATAACAATATGAATATGatgaataagaataatattattaatagtcaatatgattatataaagaaatcatctacaaatgatattataagtgatatgttttatacatttcaaaataaaacacataataataaaaatgaaatagacCTATTAACTAACACAAATGAACAAAACAATATGAGTAATATGTCTTATAATGagaatatgttttatatatatgaagcaGAAAATGTAGATCCAAAGGATAGAGGAATTATGAGTAAGAATAAGCATAAAATTGTATGCGGTCATTATGCatcaaataatatgtatgatatgaataataataatagtaataataatagcaatatgaatataaataataatatttataataatattaattccTTTCCAATTATTGAAATGACTGATATCACTATTAATAGTATGTATACAAGTACATCAGGAAATGATAtgttaaatttattatttccacatccaaaaaaatatcttttattatgGCATGAAGattattctttaaaaaatgtaaatgatTGTTTACATATATGGAAACCTATCCTATCATCTTCTGCTTATTTTTCAAATTGTATTTTTGTTGGACATGTAGCTACAGTAGGACCACAAATCCCACcgttaaataaaattagagCTATTCCAAAGGTACTTGTAAAAAATGTTCAATCAAAGAAATACTCCACATTTTTTGCAGATAATAGTTTTGCTATTGACAATTCTGGTGTCTTCAGTACCTTAAACATACACTTTTTTAGTAAGTTGAATAGTAAATtgtgaattattaaaaaaaaataataattctcaacaaatgtatatatgtatatatatatatatatatatatatatatatatatatatatatatatatatatatatatatgtatgtatgtgtttatttatttatttatttatttattcatttatttatttattattttatttttttttttagatggCTTGGAGTTCaaaaattatgaagaatTTACATTTAAGAATTTTTCCTTAAGTGTTATTtcaaagatgaaaaaaataaaatctgTCAACgaagatatatttaatttatggggtgatgaaaataaagaaattgaACTAcaagatgaagatgatgaatCTTCCTCAGAGTTGGAAATTATTGCACAaccttattaaataaaacacacacatatataaatatatatatatatatgtatatatgtttgtatgATTATTTGTTATTGTTTTATGTGAACCCtactattttatattttttttttttttaacaaatatatagtcatatatattaatatatattttattcattttgtaATAACCTTTTAAACACtcttttcttataaaaaaaatattcttctCTTTCGATAATATCTTATGTcctattcattatatattttatatactaaTATGTTATAAGACATGTATAGTATTgcttaattattttaatatatatattttttgatattaaaaatattgtatattcttatatacaAAAGGAAAGTttaattgatatatatatgtgtttttgTATGTAAATAACATACaagatattatatcatattattaattaataaaaaaaaaaaaaaaaaaaaaaaaaaataataataataaaaaatataaataaataaatatatatatatatatatatatatgttatttatttttatatttgtggaggtttatttttttctttttttaaagtagaagagttatatatatatatatgcataaaataaataaacgtACAAACTGTTTAACTTCTCTTTTTCTTATCCATTTTAcgtttataaaataataattcatctCCTTCAATAATATAACCATCTGCTTTTCCACATTGACCTGGTCTGCTACTAATACATGCTAAGACTCTTCCTTGTTTAAACTGTTCAAGTAATAAAGGATCAATAGTTTTGGATTTacctatttttttaataacacCATATGTTTTTGTTGTTTCTTCCTTTGCAGCTTCTTCGTTATTTTCTACTTCTTGTTTATTTTCTTCCTTATTATCttcttctttcttttctttctttttttttccaagGGTTGTGCCAAAGGTGTTCTCATACctacaaaatataatgtgCAAAAAATTGGAGTGTTTTAAGAATAAATgagaaataaaagataaaaatgaaaagaatgattaaataaataaatatatatatatatatatatatatatatatacatatatttatatatatatatttttttttttttttttatttatattattaccatGTTGTGAATGGGTGGGAATCTATCACGACTATACAATTTTTGACGAGTGTTTTTGTTCTTACAAGTTCGTTGTTAGATGCATTATAAACAACATCAATAATTCTTGTATTCTTAGATATACCAAAGGTAGGCCATGAAAAACTTCCAGAATCTAATTTAATAGCACGATATTTGTAATTTCTTCCTCTTCCTCTAACTACATGTACTTGTCTGCTACCTAATTTGGTATTTGAAGGAGGCCTTCCtaattcatattttctttttttcttgtggatctttttttttccaccTGTCAAGCGAAGCTTGTGTCTTCCATCACGACTGATACCCATctggatataaataaaatgaataatataatataatataaaatgaagaatatatgagaaaataaatatataataaatatatatatatatatatatatatatatatatatatatattatgatgatgGGATTTTcacaaaatataatgtatatttatataatacataaaatatatatatatatatatatatatattaattaattgaatatattatatatgtatatatatatttatattatcttatttatttttttttctcttaatatatatataataaaaacacttatatatataatatttatatttttcaaataagatcacataaaataataactgACATTTCTATTTTCCCCATTCATAAATTATTTCATTAcataacattatttttatttatatatataaatatttttttttttttttaatttaccttattttaatgttttaaaaagaaagtgtaattttataatttataataatatataatatttatataatacaatcttttatttcttttttttatatatatatatataatataataaatatttttataaaaaaaattaattcttataaaaataataataataataaatcccttaaaaaaaaaaaaaaataaatattatatatatatatataataatatttatacatatatttttaataatatatattattatttcatgacttataaaatttagtactataaataaaaatgttacaACAAAATttctcttttaatttttttcttttttattaatgactttttatatatatgaaatatatatatatattatatgtatgtaaatacttatataaatccgaaagaaaaaataagtgataatatatatgttatcaTCATAAGATTATTAtagtattattaatattatatatatatataatatatttattgaattatttagaaaaaaaaaaaaaaaaaatgtattatatatatatatatatatatataaattttatataggTAAAAAATGGGAAAaagtattcatattatattaatatatgtcaatttttattcataattttGAAGTGTATAGAAAATTATTGAGTCACATATTAAGAACAATGGGcttgaattattaaatattataatatatatatataataaatattttctaatattatatatatatatatatataatatatatatatatatataatatatatatatatatataatatatatatatatatatatatttatataaaataccgTTAGTGGTAACTTGGGGGGGTTATAATAAATACTGTAAgccatatataatatcatatactattatatatatatatatatatatattaaatgaaaataatacatattaatatatataatattaaggaaaaaaaaaaaaaaatgcaacctctttttaattatatattattataaataaatatatttaatttaatttaatttaattttttttatcatttttttttttttttttttttcatatttttttaggcAATGGttctattatatttttgttataatatttcgtgatattttattatatataaaatataatttacatttttaaacttttatttaatctccattttttatatatctttatatgtatatatattttaagtatAATAAATACTTGGAAATACTAATATTCTTAtgtgaacaaaaaaaaaaaaaaaaaaaaaaaagggataGGGAAAAAATGtaatcattattttattctcatatgttattattatatataagaaatacaAAGTATGATACAGgcatcataaaaatattatcattacttgagtatacataaatatatttttttttttttaccacatataaaaataaacacatataaataatataaaatttatattattcctaTTGAAGTAGTGTTTATGtgtttattttgttctttaatcttgttatagaatatataagcagattaaataaacaaaccaaaataaaaaaaaaaaaaaaaaattattaaagtcttttaattttttaaagaaggaatgtttataaatttttaaaaagaaaaaacaaaaaaaaaaataaagtaaaataaaataatatatatatgtgaatgtATACCATcactttttaattatataaaaaagaagaaaagcttctacaaataaatatacacatatatatatatatatatatatatatatatatatatatatatatatatataatattataaaaaggaatatattatatatgtattaatatttttttatttaaagggTATCTTTAAATTTGTTATACAAACaaatatgagaaaaaaataaaatgataagtatatataaaaatattcatatataatacataaatatgtattatatatatatatattattatttttaattatgagTCATGctacttaaaaaaaattcttttttattataactaATGAGATATGTATTTGTGTTtactttttcttcataattttatttataacttCTGAAgacaatttatatattttatttttggttTTTTTATCACATTTTCTTAATTTAGAAATATCTTTAATAACAGTCATATTTCCAACCTTTAGTTCTCCTTCTAATTTTTGagctttctttttttctttttgtattttattcttttttcttctttcacTTATTTCTTCtaacattttattttctaaatcTCTACCTGCTTTTGTTAATTGTTTAagtttcttatttttttttgttgtaacttttttaaatttattatatgttcttCTTATaggtttattttttacattatctttggttatattatttttcttcgtctttaaataattcttatcattttctttgatatttatatatgtgacaTTTCTCTTTATCATCTTGttaatttcattttgtaattcatcagatatattattattattattactattattatttaaaacgCTTGTAAGTTTATTGCTTTCGCTTTCTAcaactatattattatttatatttactatTTCTTCGGATATATTTTCCTTAaggttttcttttttatcatccatcctttataaatatttatcaataaaataaaaatatatatatatgtatataatattatgtttatttatttgtttatttatttgtttatttatttgttatttatttgtttatttatttgtttatttatttgttatttatttatttattttattaaataattattaatatgtatattttttatggaaACTCCTTATTTTAACAAGGTTGacttacaaataatatatttaattttatgtaacaaaaaaaaataaaattatttatctatacaatattaaaaaaaaagaaaaatataaaatattgtttcacatataatatatatatatatatatatatatatatatatatatatattttaaaaccaTATGTATAAATAGATATCCAACAAggattaatattaaaaaaaaattattgcgAAATCTATTgcaggaaaaaaaaaaataaaataaacgtatgaattaatataaatataaacattatatattcatttatttatataattttttttttttttttttttttttttgtatcctATATTGTATTTTATGTATGCAGCATAGTTAAATTGTAAAAGGCctaatatctatatataatcatatatattaaaaatttacatatatatttatatatatatatatattttttttatcgtagtaaaaaatattttaaattatatagcgcataaaaaaaaaaaaatatataaatacataaaaatatatatttaattatgataatataaaaaaatatgcaatttaatttttttatttttttgttaaaggttatatattcatataaattatactttatatatatatatattatatatatattatatataattgtgtaTACTAcacttttaatataaaaactgTTCTTatcaacattttttattattttgttaacttgatatatttcttttattttatttttcaaaacATTAAACCTTTttgatattattcatatgaatatatgtgttagctccatattttttatacatttgttctttttttttttttttttttttttgtgtaaaaatatttaagaatatataataacactattttattttaactatatatatatatatattttatatgtgtttattattatatatttatataaagagaGACATAcataaagaaagaaaataaacatatattaaaggAATGTATGtgagtatataaataataatacatctttatgaatacatttatatatacatatatatatatttttttttcatttaaatgaatattatagaaACATACGAAATTTTATGTCCGTCGCATATTGTCAATagaaacatattta belongs to Plasmodium sp. gorilla clade G2 genome assembly, contig: PADLG01_00_41, whole genome shotgun sequence and includes:
- a CDS encoding 40S ribosomal protein S8e, putative, which translates into the protein MGISRDGRHKLRLTGGKKKIHKKKRKYELGRPPSNTKLGSRQVHVVRGRGRNYKYRAIKLDSGSFSWPTFGISKNTRIIDVVYNASNNELVRTKTLVKNCIVVIDSHPFTTWYENTFGTTLGKKKKEKKEEDNKEENKQEVENNEEAAKEETTKTYGVIKKIGKSKTIDPLLLEQFKQGRVLACISSRPGQCGKADGYIIEGDELLFYKRKMDKKKRS